In Kitasatospora gansuensis, a genomic segment contains:
- the rpmF gene encoding 50S ribosomal protein L32, whose protein sequence is MAVPKRKMSRSNTRHRRSNWKAVVPALVACDRCHEPKLGHIACPSCGTYNRRQVLSV, encoded by the coding sequence GTGGCTGTTCCGAAGCGGAAGATGTCGCGCAGCAACACGCGCCACCGTCGGTCCAACTGGAAGGCCGTTGTTCCGGCCCTGGTGGCGTGTGACCGCTGCCACGAGCCGAAGCTGGGTCACATCGCGTGCCCGAGCTGCGGCACGTACAACCGTCGCCAGGTCC